A stretch of Persephonella sp. DNA encodes these proteins:
- a CDS encoding flagellar protein FlaG, producing the protein MDIKNVNNVMDKSLVEGQTLDRTRAKEINNSPAEQVTKQQQEELKNSLQKLDKKQLEDLFKDIKEKFDYMNKYLKIEIDKDLHEPVIKIMDKQTNKVIRQIPPEYVLELAKRIDELVGLLIKKEV; encoded by the coding sequence ATGGATATCAAAAATGTTAATAATGTTATGGATAAGTCCCTTGTGGAAGGTCAGACTTTAGATCGAACTCGAGCGAAAGAAATAAATAATTCTCCCGCTGAACAAGTTACCAAACAACAACAAGAAGAACTAAAGAATAGTTTACAAAAACTGGATAAAAAGCAATTAGAAGACTTATTCAAAGATATAAAAGAAAAATTTGATTATATGAACAAGTATTTAAAAATAGAGATAGACAAAGACCTTCATGAACCTGTAATTAAAATAATGGATAAACAAACAAATAAAGTCATAAGGCAGATTCCTCCTGAATATGTCCTTGAACTTGCCAAAAGGATAGATGAACTGGTAGGGCTTTTAATCAAAAAAGAGGTTTAA
- the nadD gene encoding nicotinate (nicotinamide) nucleotide adenylyltransferase: MIGLYGGSFDPVHIGHLRIAEDIREYFSFEKIIFIPAYHSPLKHPSKAPPQDRLNMLQIATEDNPYFDIDDIEIKRKGKSYTIDTIKIYREKLGYYPFFIVGTDAFLTLDKWKSPEELIKNTNFIVVGRGKDTLEAIKNFLKNKFPEIELKTDNQLNPENPGKVHFFSSRRIDVSSTEIRSRIKTGKSIKYLVLPQVEKYILNKKLYRG, encoded by the coding sequence ATGATTGGATTATACGGTGGAAGTTTTGACCCTGTTCATATAGGACATTTAAGAATAGCTGAGGATATAAGAGAATATTTTTCATTTGAAAAAATTATTTTCATTCCTGCATATCATTCTCCTTTGAAACACCCAAGCAAAGCGCCTCCCCAGGATAGACTAAATATGCTACAAATAGCCACTGAAGATAATCCCTATTTTGATATTGATGACATAGAGATTAAGAGAAAAGGTAAATCATATACTATTGATACAATAAAAATTTACAGAGAAAAACTCGGTTATTATCCATTTTTCATAGTTGGGACAGACGCATTTTTAACTCTGGATAAATGGAAAAGCCCTGAAGAACTCATCAAAAACACTAATTTTATTGTGGTTGGTAGAGGAAAAGACACCCTTGAAGCAATAAAAAATTTTCTTAAAAATAAATTTCCGGAAATTGAACTAAAAACAGATAACCAGCTTAATCCTGAAAATCCTGGTAAAGTGCATTTTTTCAGTAGCAGAAGAATTGATGTATCCTCTACAGAAATTAGAAGTAGAATAAAAACAGGAAAATCTATCAAATATCTTGTCTTACCACAGGTAGAAAAATATATTTTAAATAAAAAACTATATAGGGGCTGA
- a CDS encoding ATP-dependent Clp protease adaptor ClpS: protein MGIGFETDIQEKKKTEIGIPAKVVVYNDDWHTFEEVIYQIMKATKCDLATAEALTWEIHTKGKAVVFEGDLEEALYVQNVLEEIDLSVEVVI, encoded by the coding sequence ATGGGCATAGGATTTGAGACAGACATACAGGAAAAGAAAAAAACGGAGATTGGAATTCCAGCAAAAGTAGTAGTTTACAATGACGACTGGCATACGTTTGAAGAAGTAATCTATCAAATAATGAAGGCTACAAAATGTGATCTTGCAACAGCAGAAGCTTTAACATGGGAAATTCATACAAAAGGAAAAGCTGTTGTATTTGAAGGTGATTTAGAAGAAGCCCTTTATGTCCAAAATGTTCTTGAAGAAATAGACCTGTCTGTGGAGGTTGTTATTTAA
- the fliS gene encoding flagellar export chaperone FliS has translation MTNPYDVYLKTDISTASPVKQVVMLYDKAIACLKAAIEDIKNNDIKSKVNNINRATEIILALNSSLDMEKGGEIAKNLRELYEFSYGKILEAHARNDTQLLQDIVEILEKLREGWEGIS, from the coding sequence ATGACAAACCCATATGACGTTTACCTGAAAACAGATATATCGACTGCATCTCCGGTTAAACAGGTTGTTATGCTTTATGATAAAGCAATTGCCTGTTTAAAGGCAGCTATAGAAGATATCAAAAATAACGATATTAAATCAAAAGTAAATAATATTAACAGGGCTACAGAAATAATCCTTGCTCTGAACTCTTCTCTTGATATGGAAAAAGGCGGGGAAATTGCCAAGAACTTAAGAGAACTTTATGAATTTTCTTACGGTAAAATCCTTGAAGCCCATGCCAGAAATGATACACAGCTTCTACAAGACATTGTGGAAATCTTAGAAAAACTGAGAGAAGGTTGGGAGGGAATATCATAG
- a CDS encoding glycosyltransferase family 2 protein, producing the protein MALNISACIIAKNEEKNLPRLLESLKGKFDEIILVDTGSTDRTVDIAKQYGCKIYHRKWQGFADARNYAVSKASGEWIWHFDADFELEEEEWRKALYYLNNIPEDILAVNILIKNIGDNLESAGISSNTFIHRNNPKVKWIGKVHETLNVSESYGIPVFVKHYGFQDSAVLRKKALRNIKLLRQELKELDKSSKQYHIKLFYLVQSYAVLSSYDAKYTKQVIKYATKFINEITDETRFFDIYVYVYLIEALLKEERYDEALKKVKEAQNIFTDYLDIVFLEGKTYLELKNYNRAVESFLKFITLTDQHLKNPFILSKGHSFVSDKLLNLPYYIENIIPETVKKSDQYNLGKLIDLWKKRKGEYLGILIVTTAKELNQDISKFLNKFVNLYNNSPKALSFALLYAEHMGYINIKNKIIKRLQKVDPQNSLLYYFSGKEALEKGKYETAFKDLITYFRKTKDLNIIPKIRECLINLNLKEELKKFDEEINNLTKKLKTTSDNKTQQKQNRR; encoded by the coding sequence ATGGCACTAAATATATCTGCGTGTATCATAGCTAAAAATGAGGAAAAAAACCTTCCAAGACTGCTGGAAAGTCTAAAAGGCAAATTTGATGAGATTATCCTTGTTGATACAGGTTCAACAGATAGAACAGTCGATATAGCAAAACAATATGGATGTAAAATTTACCATAGAAAATGGCAGGGATTTGCAGATGCACGAAACTATGCAGTTTCAAAAGCATCAGGGGAATGGATATGGCATTTTGATGCAGACTTTGAATTGGAAGAGGAAGAGTGGAGGAAGGCTTTATATTATCTAAATAACATTCCAGAAGATATTTTAGCTGTCAATATACTTATTAAAAATATAGGTGACAACTTAGAAAGTGCAGGTATTTCCTCTAATACTTTTATACATCGGAACAATCCCAAAGTGAAGTGGATAGGAAAAGTTCATGAAACATTGAATGTTTCAGAAAGCTATGGAATACCTGTTTTTGTAAAGCATTACGGTTTCCAAGATTCTGCTGTTTTAAGAAAAAAAGCTTTGCGTAATATAAAGTTATTAAGGCAAGAACTAAAAGAATTAGACAAAAGTTCTAAACAATACCATATAAAACTTTTTTATTTAGTGCAATCTTACGCAGTTCTATCTTCCTATGATGCTAAATATACTAAACAGGTTATAAAGTATGCTACGAAATTTATAAATGAAATCACAGACGAAACCCGATTTTTTGATATTTATGTATATGTTTATTTGATAGAAGCCCTTTTAAAAGAAGAAAGATATGATGAAGCTCTTAAAAAAGTCAAAGAAGCTCAAAATATTTTCACAGATTATTTGGATATTGTATTCCTCGAGGGTAAAACATATTTAGAACTAAAAAACTACAATAGAGCTGTGGAATCTTTCCTCAAATTTATAACGTTAACAGATCAACATCTTAAAAATCCTTTTATATTGTCAAAAGGGCATTCATTTGTATCAGATAAATTATTAAATCTTCCTTATTACATTGAGAATATAATTCCTGAAACCGTAAAAAAATCTGACCAATATAACTTAGGAAAATTGATAGACCTATGGAAGAAAAGAAAAGGAGAGTATTTAGGAATCCTAATAGTAACTACAGCCAAGGAATTAAACCAAGATATCTCTAAATTTTTAAATAAATTTGTAAATCTATATAATAACTCTCCAAAAGCATTATCCTTTGCTTTATTATATGCAGAACATATGGGATATATAAATATAAAGAATAAAATTATTAAAAGACTACAAAAAGTAGATCCTCAAAATAGTTTGCTATATTATTTTTCAGGCAAAGAAGCCTTAGAAAAAGGAAAATATGAAACTGCTTTTAAAGATTTAATAACATATTTTCGAAAAACAAAAGATCTTAATATAATTCCTAAAATACGGGAATGCTTGATAAATCTTAATTTGAAAGAAGAACTTAAAAAATTTGATGAGGAAATTAATAATCTTACTAAAAAATTAAAAACCACCTCCGATAATAAAACTCAACAAAAACAAAATCGGAGGTAA
- a CDS encoding flagellar hook protein, producing MRIPDISFFDTFIKYDRIREKDIEKYTRQLASGKKILSPSDNTVDNVRSLRFKKLIENIDTYNRNIDRVKTQLDVAESTLANIIEAARETKVEIIRLHNIGVLDADDAEILRDFFKSMRDYILNQANVQVGDTRLFGGVKSQTDPFASDGSYVGELVETTVPVSKGVELNTTFNGKEYLGVNETSNKMLLVEVIDKIIDIIDSGDLSRLDNPADYINVQIDGHSYGNVSVIEAFDIGMKEILQHRSMLGEQVRIADNLKQQNETLRVNFSELVSKLEDADYAGTISELEKAKTAYEATIASIMQNKDLSLLKFYK from the coding sequence ATGAGAATTCCTGATATATCTTTCTTTGATACATTTATTAAATATGACAGGATAAGGGAAAAGGATATAGAGAAATATACAAGACAACTTGCATCAGGAAAGAAAATCCTTTCTCCGTCCGATAATACTGTAGATAATGTCAGGTCATTAAGATTTAAAAAACTTATTGAGAATATAGATACTTACAACAGGAATATTGACAGGGTTAAAACACAGCTTGATGTGGCAGAGAGCACCCTTGCTAATATAATAGAGGCGGCAAGGGAAACCAAAGTAGAAATAATAAGACTTCATAATATAGGTGTTCTTGATGCTGATGATGCTGAAATTCTCAGGGATTTCTTTAAATCAATGAGAGATTATATACTTAATCAAGCTAATGTTCAGGTTGGAGATACGAGATTATTCGGTGGTGTGAAATCCCAGACAGACCCATTTGCTTCTGATGGTAGTTATGTGGGAGAACTTGTTGAAACTACGGTTCCTGTATCAAAGGGAGTTGAACTTAATACAACATTTAATGGTAAGGAATATCTGGGAGTTAATGAAACCAGTAATAAAATGCTTCTTGTAGAAGTAATTGATAAGATTATAGACATAATAGATTCAGGAGATTTATCAAGATTAGATAATCCTGCAGATTATATAAATGTTCAGATAGATGGACATTCTTATGGAAATGTATCTGTGATAGAAGCTTTTGATATAGGAATGAAAGAAATTCTTCAACATAGGTCAATGTTGGGTGAACAAGTCAGGATAGCTGATAATCTTAAACAGCAAAATGAAACCCTTAGGGTGAACTTTTCTGAGCTTGTTTCTAAACTTGAAGATGCAGATTATGCAGGAACCATTTCTGAGCTTGAAAAGGCTAAAACTGCATATGAAGCAACTATTGCTTCAATAATGCAAAATAAGGATTTAAGTCTGTTGAAATTCTACAAATAA
- a CDS encoding flagellin, whose amino-acid sequence MALRINYNFQADFTHANLLRTEHNMNKSLERLATGYRINRAADDAAGLYIADQLKTYVVSLEQGTRNAADGVSIAQIAQGSLSEVYNILNDIKAKTIQAANDSNDSTARQQIQQDINNLVDTISKIFKDTEFNGVNLFSSGAVVSFTIHYGGRKDQELKITGDKAGATAGTSATQASSVVIGSTTYTIDVTTQTKANASVKVVDDLIKAVDNLAAKFGSYQIELEKIINNNNTQRVNVSEAESRIRNVDFAKEMSEFTRNQILMQSGTAMLAQANQLPQLVLQLLR is encoded by the coding sequence ATGGCACTGAGAATTAACTACAACTTTCAGGCAGACTTTACTCATGCCAACCTATTAAGAACTGAACATAATATGAACAAATCACTTGAAAGGTTGGCTACAGGTTACAGAATTAACAGAGCTGCCGATGATGCAGCAGGTCTCTACATTGCAGATCAGCTAAAAACCTATGTAGTATCACTTGAACAAGGAACAAGAAATGCTGCTGATGGTGTAAGTATCGCCCAAATTGCACAGGGTTCCCTCTCTGAAGTTTACAACATCCTAAACGACATTAAAGCTAAAACAATTCAGGCAGCTAACGATTCAAATGATTCAACTGCAAGGCAGCAAATTCAACAGGATATCAATAATCTTGTAGATACTATCAGTAAAATTTTCAAAGATACAGAATTCAATGGGGTTAACTTATTCTCTTCTGGGGCAGTAGTAAGTTTTACAATTCACTATGGTGGAAGAAAAGACCAAGAATTAAAAATTACTGGAGATAAAGCAGGAGCAACTGCAGGAACATCTGCCACACAAGCATCTAGCGTTGTAATTGGTAGCACAACTTATACAATTGATGTTACAACACAAACAAAAGCTAATGCTTCTGTAAAAGTAGTTGATGACCTTATCAAAGCAGTTGACAACCTTGCTGCTAAATTTGGTTCTTATCAGATTGAACTTGAAAAAATTATTAATAACAACAACACACAAAGAGTTAATGTTTCTGAAGCTGAATCTCGTATTAGAAACGTTGACTTTGCTAAAGAAATGTCTGAATTCACAAGAAATCAAATACTCATGCAATCTGGTACAGCTATGCTTGCACAAGCAAATCAACTTCCTCAACTTGTTTTACAATTACTCAGATAA
- the fliD gene encoding flagellar filament capping protein FliD, translating to MAGEIYLSNLTGGFDYQQILDSIKALKSQQIYLLQSRENQIKQKKSALSDYAKIVNDFKNYFNKVTDLFELDKKKVSVSDDNIIDVIVTDDTKLIPSTIDVQVNQLAKNDVWLTNGGVSDQNAAISSLTSGTLSIIYQGNTINISYDNTMSLKDIVSQINSTAADNDMNISASIFYDGSQYRLLIQGKDTGSDNTVSISDSGNLSSTLGNFYHAQTAQNAQISIYGQTIESADNSFENVIAGLTINVKSTSSSPVNINIQQDFEPFMNDFQKMIDKYNELVDFIKNNTGENGLLSDEISTLQSVRSGIFNRFDPLFELGILSVDKDTGHISIDSTKLKDMLYTDEDTVKNKISQLKDNMYDFLLYITGSDSPIKLKQKSYDKQIQSIEESIELQKKRIDEEIKSLKMQFVALQQLIAQMQDIRQRITATFGNVSLLNPNQQ from the coding sequence ATGGCCGGCGAAATTTATTTAAGTAATCTTACAGGTGGATTTGATTATCAACAGATTTTAGATAGCATAAAAGCACTAAAAAGCCAGCAGATATATCTACTTCAATCAAGAGAAAACCAGATAAAACAAAAGAAATCTGCCTTATCAGATTACGCAAAAATAGTTAATGACTTTAAAAACTATTTTAATAAAGTAACAGACCTTTTTGAACTTGATAAGAAAAAAGTTAGCGTTTCAGATGACAACATCATAGATGTAATAGTAACAGATGATACTAAGCTTATACCTTCAACTATAGACGTTCAGGTAAATCAGCTTGCCAAAAATGATGTATGGCTTACCAATGGAGGTGTATCTGACCAAAATGCTGCCATATCTTCTCTCACTTCCGGAACTCTCAGTATTATCTATCAGGGCAATACAATAAATATTTCTTACGACAACACAATGTCCCTTAAAGATATAGTTTCACAGATAAACTCAACTGCTGCAGACAATGATATGAATATATCTGCTTCAATATTCTATGATGGTTCCCAATACAGACTTCTTATACAAGGCAAAGACACAGGAAGTGATAATACGGTAAGTATATCTGATTCAGGAAACCTATCCTCAACATTAGGAAACTTCTATCATGCACAAACTGCCCAAAATGCCCAGATCAGTATATATGGCCAAACTATAGAAAGTGCAGACAACTCCTTTGAAAATGTTATTGCAGGACTAACAATAAATGTAAAATCCACATCTTCTTCTCCTGTAAACATAAATATCCAACAGGATTTTGAACCTTTTATGAATGACTTTCAAAAAATGATTGATAAATATAACGAGTTAGTGGATTTTATCAAAAATAATACAGGAGAAAATGGACTACTATCCGATGAAATATCAACTCTACAATCTGTAAGGTCTGGAATCTTTAACAGATTTGACCCTTTATTTGAACTTGGTATTCTAAGTGTTGATAAAGACACTGGCCATATATCCATAGACAGCACAAAACTAAAAGATATGCTATATACAGATGAAGACACTGTAAAAAATAAAATTTCCCAGCTTAAAGACAATATGTATGATTTTCTTCTATATATCACCGGTTCAGATAGCCCTATTAAACTCAAACAAAAAAGTTACGATAAACAGATACAGAGTATTGAAGAATCCATAGAACTGCAGAAAAAAAGAATTGATGAAGAAATAAAATCATTAAAAATGCAATTTGTAGCACTGCAACAGCTTATAGCGCAAATGCAGGATATAAGACAAAGAATAACTGCTACTTTTGGTAATGTTTCTCTATTAAATCCAAATCAACAATAG
- a CDS encoding glycosyltransferase, translating into MLTVCIIGKSPDKTIKTLLENDLSEVEEIIITDPDTAIVHPKIRIVDINSDNKAVIRNQLIDESSQDYILWLSSDNELEDTSIEEFIDDIEDNPDADIFYANEIIKIEDEEDIRNFSDYYETEDALIQALTLENEIPEWGVVTKKSIFDRLGRFNEEYEDYEFYEFLYKNLKNLRLKLAEFTFITFNLRETFIDTSFRSKALREALSIYDWKKEIFPSLSWDKNENLAYSTAYTMIGDKLFNYFDFYNASEYYRKAILSFHNQVSLKKLINTLVMMGFFDKAKSITSTEQGLTEQDVQEIIENIDNISKLVKELELAVEEGKAGDILVSSSDILSVYQGAPIYNILGVVYALKGEFHTAYKLLYKAVTMNPLDEDILYNLLDVANKIGKKEKVEKLVRRLLS; encoded by the coding sequence ATGCTCACAGTTTGTATAATAGGCAAATCCCCTGACAAAACAATAAAAACCCTGCTGGAAAATGATTTGTCTGAAGTTGAAGAAATTATTATTACTGATCCAGATACAGCAATAGTTCACCCTAAAATAAGAATAGTAGATATCAATTCTGATAATAAAGCTGTAATAAGAAATCAACTTATTGATGAAAGTTCACAGGATTATATTCTCTGGTTATCTTCTGATAATGAGCTTGAAGATACATCTATAGAAGAATTTATTGATGATATAGAAGACAACCCTGATGCTGATATTTTTTATGCAAATGAAATAATAAAGATAGAGGATGAAGAAGATATAAGGAATTTTTCTGATTATTATGAAACAGAAGATGCACTTATACAGGCTTTGACACTTGAAAATGAAATACCTGAATGGGGTGTTGTTACTAAAAAATCTATTTTTGATAGATTAGGGAGATTTAATGAAGAGTATGAAGATTACGAGTTCTATGAGTTTTTATATAAGAACTTAAAAAATCTAAGGTTAAAGCTGGCAGAATTTACATTTATAACCTTTAATCTTAGAGAAACTTTTATTGATACTTCTTTTAGAAGTAAAGCTTTGAGAGAGGCATTAAGCATTTATGATTGGAAAAAAGAGATATTTCCTTCTTTAAGCTGGGATAAAAATGAGAATCTTGCATATTCTACTGCATATACAATGATAGGGGATAAGCTTTTTAACTATTTTGATTTTTATAACGCCTCAGAATATTACAGAAAAGCTATTTTGTCTTTTCATAATCAGGTTTCTTTGAAAAAACTTATCAATACACTTGTAATGATGGGATTTTTTGATAAAGCAAAATCAATAACATCAACAGAGCAAGGATTGACTGAGCAGGATGTTCAGGAGATTATAGAAAATATAGATAATATCAGTAAACTTGTAAAAGAATTAGAACTTGCAGTTGAAGAAGGGAAAGCCGGAGATATTCTTGTTTCTTCTTCTGATATCTTATCTGTTTATCAAGGTGCACCTATTTATAACATATTAGGAGTAGTGTATGCACTAAAAGGAGAGTTTCATACAGCTTATAAACTGCTTTATAAAGCGGTAACTATGAATCCCCTGGATGAAGACATTTTATATAATCTTCTTGATGTTGCTAATAAGATAGGAAAAAAAGAAAAAGTTGAGAAATTAGTCCGTAGATTATTATCTTGA
- a CDS encoding FAD-dependent oxidoreductase: protein MAKVVVVGAGFAGHYAALILSDALKGKGNHDITVITRVPKFTYIPSLVWVGVGQMTADQVQFDLKPVYDKVGINLVHGVAKEVHPDEQYVVVELPNGETKNVDYDYIIMATGPYLNFEGTPGLGPDKGYTHSICTPPHATKAAAAYLELVQRMEKGDKVKIVIGTGHGAATCQGAAFEYISNVHNDLVDRGLRDRAEILWLSNEPALGDFGIDGLEMKHGGEIFTGEEMVTFLFEKYGIKWQIKSHVKQVDENKIYTIDVDGNENEIEYDFAMLIPQFKAQPIKWIDKDGNDITDKVCNPAGFVKVDAVYGKPYDELDGPDWPRTYQNPIYKNVFAAGIAFAPPGPLSRPSQAPDGSPIAPAPPRTGYTAELSGKAAALNIVDMIEGREPSHTASMAETPGLCVASLKHHLLTGEAVTIAIYPVARNRAAFPEYGRDLDNCVAEIGLAGAWFKWFLHHAFLYKLQAKPGWKLIP, encoded by the coding sequence ATGGCAAAGGTTGTGGTAGTAGGGGCAGGATTTGCCGGGCATTATGCGGCTCTCATTTTATCTGATGCCCTTAAGGGTAAGGGCAATCATGATATCACAGTTATTACCCGTGTTCCAAAATTCACTTATATTCCTTCGCTTGTATGGGTTGGTGTTGGTCAAATGACAGCTGACCAGGTTCAATTTGACTTAAAACCTGTTTACGACAAGGTAGGAATTAATCTTGTTCATGGTGTAGCAAAAGAAGTTCATCCAGATGAACAGTATGTTGTTGTTGAACTTCCGAACGGAGAAACAAAAAATGTAGACTATGATTACATTATCATGGCTACAGGTCCTTACCTGAACTTTGAAGGAACCCCGGGACTTGGACCAGACAAAGGATATACACACTCAATTTGTACACCTCCACACGCAACAAAAGCAGCAGCTGCTTATCTTGAGCTTGTTCAAAGAATGGAAAAGGGAGACAAGGTAAAAATAGTTATTGGAACAGGGCACGGTGCTGCTACATGTCAAGGTGCCGCATTTGAGTATATCTCAAACGTTCACAATGACCTTGTTGACAGAGGATTAAGAGATAGAGCAGAAATCCTCTGGCTATCTAACGAACCTGCGTTAGGAGATTTTGGTATTGATGGCCTTGAGATGAAACACGGCGGTGAAATCTTTACCGGTGAAGAAATGGTAACTTTCTTGTTTGAAAAATATGGAATCAAATGGCAGATTAAATCTCACGTTAAACAGGTTGATGAAAACAAAATATACACAATTGATGTTGATGGAAATGAAAATGAAATTGAATACGATTTTGCAATGTTAATACCTCAATTCAAAGCTCAACCTATTAAATGGATAGACAAAGATGGAAATGATATAACAGACAAAGTATGTAACCCTGCAGGTTTTGTAAAAGTTGATGCTGTTTATGGCAAACCTTATGATGAGCTTGATGGTCCAGACTGGCCAAGAACATACCAAAACCCAATTTATAAAAATGTATTCGCAGCAGGTATTGCATTCGCACCTCCAGGACCATTATCAAGACCATCTCAAGCTCCAGATGGTTCTCCGATAGCACCGGCTCCACCAAGAACAGGTTATACAGCTGAGCTTTCAGGTAAAGCTGCAGCACTGAATATAGTTGATATGATTGAGGGAAGAGAACCATCTCACACAGCATCAATGGCAGAAACACCAGGTCTTTGTGTGGCTTCACTGAAACATCACCTTTTAACTGGTGAGGCTGTTACTATTGCTATCTATCCTGTTGCAAGAAACAGGGCTGCATTCCCAGAATATGGTAGAGACCTTGATAACTGTGTGGCAGAAATTGGACTTGCAGGTGCATGGTTCAAATGGTTCTTACACCATGCATTCCTATACAAACTCCAGGCTAAACCAGGCTGGAAACTTATACCTTAA
- the flgK gene encoding flagellar hook-associated protein FlgK, translating into MSSLFFSLSIAGQSLLTHKRAMDNVNKNMTNMYSEGYSRRVNHLADLPASSVYLKKIERIFDKSLFGRYIATNNQKAGYENYQDILQQIEDIYNDIHDSGLASELNDFFNSFNDVAVNPDDLAARYSVMSKAQALVGRIRNSYETLQNIKEKTSLSIKDSIGKLNDLLNQLAYVNKNIKFYFHDEVRLNEFLDERDRLVKEISSLIDVKTRINDDNTVDLFTAKGFDLLVFDQAAKVTYDTDENNNPVVRVRGNNISDILGNGKIGGYMKGIKKVNEAINQLNDFTATLALVVNKQHRQGYDLNGNNNIDFFGIDPESSETNINAGNIILNITDPKQIAAASDPAYTNSDNTNIKKIIKLKDDINGVLTASEETDLLSDGSITIGGITYTLNNVNNYNLIKEKSFHEFYGSEMVTPISTELSHVKNLTDDSSFMLNAIDQKIKEKSGVNIDEELINLTKLQRAYEASARIINVTDELLQTVLNLVK; encoded by the coding sequence ATGTCTTCTCTATTTTTTTCTCTGTCTATTGCAGGACAATCACTCCTTACCCATAAGAGAGCAATGGATAATGTAAATAAAAATATGACCAATATGTATTCTGAAGGATATTCAAGAAGGGTAAATCATCTTGCTGACTTGCCTGCAAGCAGTGTTTATCTGAAAAAAATAGAAAGGATTTTTGATAAATCTCTTTTCGGTAGATATATTGCCACAAACAATCAAAAAGCCGGATACGAGAACTATCAGGATATCCTTCAGCAGATTGAGGATATATACAATGATATTCATGATTCGGGACTTGCAAGTGAACTAAACGATTTTTTTAATTCCTTTAATGATGTTGCAGTTAATCCAGATGATCTTGCGGCAAGATACTCAGTAATGTCAAAGGCACAGGCACTTGTAGGCAGAATTAGAAATAGCTATGAAACATTGCAAAATATAAAAGAAAAAACTTCACTTTCAATAAAGGACAGTATCGGAAAATTAAATGACCTGTTAAATCAGCTTGCTTATGTAAATAAAAACATAAAGTTCTATTTCCACGATGAAGTCAGGCTAAATGAGTTTTTAGATGAAAGGGACAGACTTGTAAAAGAAATATCCTCATTAATTGATGTTAAAACAAGAATAAATGATGATAATACCGTTGACCTTTTTACAGCTAAGGGCTTTGACCTTCTGGTGTTTGACCAGGCGGCAAAGGTAACCTATGACACAGATGAAAATAACAACCCTGTGGTTAGAGTTAGAGGAAATAATATCTCAGATATTCTTGGAAATGGGAAAATAGGCGGTTATATGAAAGGAATTAAAAAAGTTAATGAAGCCATAAATCAGCTAAATGACTTTACAGCAACACTTGCCCTTGTGGTTAATAAGCAACACAGACAAGGATATGACCTGAACGGAAACAATAATATAGATTTCTTTGGAATTGACCCTGAAAGTTCAGAAACAAATATAAATGCAGGAAATATTATTCTTAATATAACAGACCCAAAGCAGATAGCAGCTGCATCTGACCCTGCTTATACAAACTCTGATAATACAAATATTAAAAAAATAATAAAACTAAAAGATGATATAAACGGGGTATTAACAGCTTCCGAAGAAACTGACCTTTTATCCGATGGTTCAATTACCATTGGAGGAATTACATACACCCTTAATAATGTAAACAACTACAATTTGATAAAAGAAAAATCCTTCCATGAGTTTTATGGTTCAGAAATGGTTACTCCTATCTCAACGGAGCTTTCCCATGTTAAAAACTTAACTGATGACAGTAGTTTTATGCTTAATGCTATAGACCAAAAGATAAAGGAAAAATCCGGGGTTAATATAGATGAAGAACTGATTAATCTGACAAAACTTCAAAGGGCATATGAAGCATCTGCCCGTATAATAAATGTTACAGATGAGCTATTGCAAACAGTGTTGAACCTTGTTAAGTAG